From one Culex quinquefasciatus strain JHB chromosome 3, VPISU_Cqui_1.0_pri_paternal, whole genome shotgun sequence genomic stretch:
- the LOC6046883 gene encoding titin isoform X1 yields the protein MAPSKTDCNKNSNSENGRNGDDESAAKKEPVRNETEDFDVSDCFTNDFDDVNGGRMIASKKNGSFVNIEASQEMPLGGGQKEETSAVEPKESKPTKKMLDAAIVIDLSDDDEVAGEDSQESLDSRFKRTMTQARLNTKKEADCENEDPDIVQLKKDLYQSNGEIDYDIDLGEDEKPIVKIEAEPKVEPKKADPPMVVIKVEPPTPVKQSKPKINPVPIPTIDLTSSDEEVELLKKEEPDAQAASPDWKSRTTHKRKAKNSASNTSVCSEYVVVKAEQDKLKIRRKKRKSKKRYKRRESSSESELVVDSFPVDLKKRSKSTDLVANSDEAKPAPDQKDVEPKVKSPAKQQSPNRRRSNESDYVKSTITKELETPADTSDQKAEEEETGPFVNTDIALEDLLNDFLEDETVPQNPSQVLFPTVSTEEDKLLNSPLIDCERILLAELDNILEDEKLPLPDKIEQPPEQPLFTYTIYEPNSAAATPLNITVSVKPPSNQKPSSPTKAPTPRFRIVYGRSKYPPPAPPPKKRPGRPARAVPEPPPKPSKSKRYESDEEYIPSFARTRRYPLRPRRARRRAPRARLVAPAPNGYFLTELQVQPEPDPEEEEEEEPPTVACQSPLAASDGVYMNMPSLAEEEQAANRAPSEKSGRKRGRAPKHHIEDYFGSSPTHDKKDETPATETASNGGGKKPQIKRRKKRSRISSGSSEYETTATESTSLAGTISTITAREGDEEQLPVAPEEVAPPKTDEMRVVLSPLTDAKIEKLSKCNTPKKQRALSKASQTELQGLSWRIDLDQIDFHSEYFEKLYQLIVNGRELRNNLRTSNNNNNKFEGVVLVGRDAVLPPTPPERSPQRPVGNGRARSVIEQLLFQRADEIEFESSAPVDPAARERMERSVRSNFRIPKIAKQPSRSPQDVTSSTQHDNEQQHYQENETRRSSSGGYSNDRHVVAPDARRPVTVGSPLRNPNRPEAAAPTIDPQPAARPVPIMRRTIRNDNVQPPPQPTVAPPTPAQPQPVENGFSTYGPPEQVPAPQQQYRASASNMFQPPQQQQQQLGGYTASGQEMDVKPNISALMNPANMLGTAMMNPSRFFDSLSMVYQVTMMQMMQQHMPFPAMNPAGQAPFPGPSVAPTAANMAQQPQPMPAQMMPPPQPTPSSSAGPRFAPDPVQSDEVSDQICQIFGCIDHLKGRCIKNPCQYSHTLPNESSLLQMLLGSAQDVVMTTYQFIVGQDSLFLRYFPVYTEVMGRRNMRHQLVDAVPHCEQSKRAFSHYRYIVDGLTINGTLTRSKAVQLVLEKHRKINFDQINVLITLMLDTGDDIPQFLQWFEQFAQVQDYHYEIPSINRLIKFCVRCSRSVDVAKLTYRLVLSVAPGKEPFVDTDALSEFVEQLMKSKLGLDLEKIRLKYRENELSCSARR from the exons ATGGCGCCATCAAAGACGGATTGCAACAAAAACAGCAACAGTGAAAATGGACGCAACGGGGACGACGAGTCTGCCGCGAAGAAAGAACCGGTACGGAACGAAACGGAAGACTTTGACGTGAGCGATTGCTTTACGAACGATTTTGACGACGTGAACGGAGGCCGAATGATCGCGTCGAAGAAGAACGGTTCCTTCGTGAACATCGAAGCAAGCCAGGAGATGCCTCTAGGTGGTGGTCAGAAGGAGGAAACTTCGGCGGTAGAGCCGAAAGAGTCCAAGCCAACGAAAAAGATGCTCGACGCGGCGATCGTGATTGACCTGTCGGATGACGACGAGGTCGCTGGCGAGGACAGCCAGGAATCGTTAGACTCGCGCTTCAAGCGGACCATGACGCAAGCACGGTTGAACACCAAGAAAGAGGCTGACTGTGAG AACGAAGACCCGGACATCGTGCAGCTGAAGAAAGATCTCTACCAGAGTAACGGCGAAATTGATTACGATATTGACCTCGGAGAGGATGAGAAGCCTATCGTTAAAATCGAGGCTGAACCTAAAGTCGAACCAAAGAAAGCAGATCCACCTATGGTGGTCATTAAGGTGGAACCCCCAACCCCGGTGAAGCAGAGCAAACCTAAGATTAATCCGGTACCTATTCCGACGATTGATCTGACATCATCCGACGAAGAAGTTGAACTACTCAAGAAAGAAGAGCCAGACGCGCAAGCAGCCTCTCCAGATTGGAAAAGTCGGACGACGCACAAACGAAAAGCGAAAAACTCCGCATCGAACACATCAGTTTGCTCAGAATACGTGGTAGTCAAAGCGGAGCAGGACAAGCTCAAGATCCGCAGAAAGAAACGCAAGTCGAAGAAGCGCTACAAGCGGCGAGAGTCTTCGAGCGAGTCTGAGTTGGTCGTAGATTCGTTCCCCGTCGACCTCAAGAAACGCTCTAAATCCACAGATCTTGTTGCAAATTCCGACGAAGCAAAACCTGCGCCAGACCAGAAAGATGTCGAGCCGAAGGTCAAATCACCAGCTAAGCAGCAAAGTCCGAACCGAAGGCGTTCAAACGAGTCGGATTACGTAAAATCAACAATCACCAAAGAGTTGGAAACTCCGGCGGACACCTCCGACCAGAAAGCGGAAGAAGAAGAAACTGGTCCGTTTGTCAACACCGACATCGCCCTGGAAGATCTTCTCAACGACTTTCTTGAAGATGAAACGGTTCCGCAAAATCCGTCCCAGGTGCTGTTTCCAACAGTCTCAACCGAAGAAGACAAGCTGCTGAACTCGCCCCTCATCGACTGCGAGCGAATTCTTCTGGCCGAGTTGGACAACATTTTGGAAGACGAAAAACTGCCGCTTCCCGACAAGATCGAACAGCCCCCAGAGCAACCACTTTTCACGTACACGATCTACGAGCCCAACTCCGCCGCCGCGACTCCACTCAACATCACGGTGAGTGTCAAGCCACCGTCCAACCAAAAACCATCCAGCCCAACCAAAGCCCCAACGCCACGCTTCCGGATAGTCTATGGCCGTTCAAAATATCCACCACCGGCACCTCCTCCCAAAAAACGACCGGGACGTCCCGCCCGAGCGGTACCGGAACCACCACCGAAGCCATCGAAGAGCAAGCGGTACGAATCCGACGAGGAGTACATTCCCAGCTTTGCCCGGACCCGCCGGTATCCGCTAAGGCCACGCAGGGCGCGCCGAAGGGCACCCCGTGCGCGACTCGTTGCTCCTGCTCCCAACGGGTATTTTTTGACCGAGCTGCAGGTGCAGCCGGAACCGGATCCagaagaggaggaggaagaggagccACCGACGGTGGCATGCCAGTCACCGTTGGCCGCATCCGATGGGGTGTACATGAACATGCCGTCGCTGGCGGAGGAGGAGCAGGCGGCAAACAGGG caCCTTCGGAGAAATCGGGCCGGAAGCGTGGTCGCGCCCCGAAGCACCACATCGAGGACTACTTTGGCTCGTCACCGACACACGACAAGAAGGACGAGACCCCGGCGACAGAGACCGCATCGAATGGTGGTGGTAAGAAGCCCCAGATCAAGCGTCGCAAGAAGCGCTCACGCatcagcagcggcagcagcgaGTACGAAACCACGGCGACCGAGTCAACATCGTTGGCCGGAACGATCAGCACGATCACGGCCCGGGAAGGAGATGAGGAGCAGCTGCCAGTGGCGCCGGAAGAAGTGGCCCCACCCAAGACGGACGAAATGCGCGTGGTTCTGTCTCCGCTAACGGACGCCAAGATTGAAAAGTTGAGCAAGTGCAACACCCCGAAGAAGCAACGCGCGCTGTCCAAGGCGAGCCAGACCGAGCTGCAAGGACTGTCGTGGCGCATCGACCTGGACCAGATCGACTTCCATTCGGAGTACTTTGAGAAGTTGTACCAACTCATCGTGAATGGCCGCGAGCTGCGCAACAATTTACGCACcagcaataacaacaacaacaagtttgaGGGCGTCGTCCTGGTCGGTCGTGACGCGGTCCTGCCTCCGACGCCACCGGAACGATCGCCGCAGAGACCGGTTGGCAACGGCCGTGCACGTTCCGTCATCGAACAGCTGCTGTTCCAGCGAGCGGACGAGATTGAGTTCGAGTCAAGTGCGCCGGTTGATCCGGCGGCCCGCGAACGAATG GAACGAAGCGTCCGCTCCAACTTTCGCATTCCGAAGATTGCCAAGCAACCGTCCCGGTCGCCGCAGGACGTCACCTCATCGACGCAGCACGACAACGAGCAGCAGCACTACCAAGAAAATGAGACCCGTCGGTCGTCGAGTGGTGGTTACAGCAATGATCGGCACGTCGTTGCTCCCGATGCGCGGCGCCCCGTCACCGTCGGAAGTCCGTTGCGCAATCCGAATCGACCGGAAGCGGCAGCTCCAACCATCGACCCCCAACCTGCTGCTCGCCCAGTGCCCATCATGCGGCGCACCATTCGTAATGACAACGTTCAACCGCCGCCACAGCCAACAGTTGCGCCACCAACCCCGGCGCAGCCGCAGCCCGTCGAGAACGGATTTTCAACGTACGGACCGCCAGAGCAAGTACCGGCCCCGCAGCAACAATACCGAGCCAGTGCCAGCAACATGTTCCAGCccccacagcagcagcagcagcagctcggcGGTTACACGGCTTCCGGTCAGGAGATGGACGTGAAACCGAACATTTCGGCGTTGATGAACCCGGCCAACATGCTCGGCACTGCAATGATGAACCCGAGTCGCTTCTTCGACTCGCTCTCGATGGTGTACCAGGTGACCATGATGCAAATGATGCAGCAGCATATGCCGTTCCCCGCGATGAACCCCGCTGGGCAAGCGCCATTCCCTGGCCCGTCGGTGGCACCGACTGCCGCCAACATGGCACAGCAGCCACAGCCTATGCCAGCGCAAATGATGCCTCCGCCGCAGCCGACGCCATCGTCGAGTGCGGGACCGCGATTCGCACCGGACCCCGTCCAGTCGGACGAAGTGTCCGATCAGATTTGCCAAATCTTTGGCTGTATCGACCACCTAAAAGGTCGCTGCATCAAGAATCCGTGCCAGTACTCGCACACGCTGCCCAACGAATCGAGCCTGCTCCAGATGCTTCTGGGAAGCGCCCAGGACGTGGTGATGACCACCTACCAGTTCATCGTCGGCCAGGACAGTCTGTTCTTGCGCTACTTCCCCGTCTACACTGAGGTCATGGGCCGACGCAACATGCGACACCAGCTGGTCGACGCCGTTCCACACTGCGAGCAGTCCAAGCGCGCCTTTTCCCACTATCGCTACATCGTCGATGGCCTAACCATCAACGGCACGCTCACCCGCTCCAAGGCGGTCCAACTCGTGCTGGAAAAACACCGAAAGATCAACTTTGACCAAATCAACGTCCTCATCACCTTGATGCTCGACACCGGCGATGACATTCCACAATTCCTCCAGTGGTTTGAACAATTCGCCCAGGTCCAGGACTACCACTACGAAATTCCGTCCATCAATCGGCTGATCAAGTTTTGCGTGCGGTGCTCCCGTTCGGTCGACGTGGCCAAGCTGACCTACCGGCTAGTTCTTAGTGTGGCCCCCGGCAAAGAACCCTTTGTCGACACGGACGCGCTGTCCGAGTTTGTCGAGCAGCTCATGAAGTCCAAGCTGGGGTTGGACCTGGAGAAGATCCGGCTCAAGTACCGGGAGAACGAGCTGTCCTGCTCGGCTAGGCGTTAA
- the LOC6046883 gene encoding actin cytoskeleton-regulatory complex protein PAN1 isoform X2 produces MSDLTEPAVEAERNDGDGKNGDGSRPARVRTESEGYGITEEQEKTLLAGEEDDNLDLDVIECFVDDFDSDMEEEFRRKDAKKVELPEKKANDGTGKADEVKRGDTVEVLEVVRIVHNADESGSTTEEPLEGFEEEAPAPDVVEEADDDEDVIQIVEESVEDLLGDGKVEETLEASVHVSDETENERILSKPLVKQVVMDMSGKECVKKDEPTGQVGDERSHKGDEDDRVEAPNLSQDDSDAEQPLVIADSVEANVGAMSGRHQEDPDVLQLKLDLQQNLGKMDYEPDDEDRRERLERRIQIKEEPMSPVRDRLERILLDVEDIPTIVLSSDDDLAEQVVQEKKPKKAKKKSKKKSKQRSKSECSVIEAAPIDVEESLAAVNSATSSKSLHSNDCMFMDEELFKTGFRMELRKRKSATRLEESVTSPPSRKRRNPTRKSSDCRSSIGQSKSRGSIASTVSSNMSEYNVPADNPPKKTPSQKSTSRHVSTAHKPKINSLFDDSDNPEVVPVSITVDGMPLFEKVPKKHVTAPVPPPHRQTMLIDALPQVGVASPIVKPGPSKSSGLKSKIEQEIMHSLENDLAMSSDDEVALQPKKLGSVKGRSPAPSEKSGRKRGRAPKHHIEDYFGSSPTHDKKDETPATETASNGGGKKPQIKRRKKRSRISSGSSEYETTATESTSLAGTISTITAREGDEEQLPVAPEEVAPPKTDEMRVVLSPLTDAKIEKLSKCNTPKKQRALSKASQTELQGLSWRIDLDQIDFHSEYFEKLYQLIVNGRELRNNLRTSNNNNNKFEGVVLVGRDAVLPPTPPERSPQRPVGNGRARSVIEQLLFQRADEIEFESSAPVDPAARERMERSVRSNFRIPKIAKQPSRSPQDVTSSTQHDNEQQHYQENETRRSSSGGYSNDRHVVAPDARRPVTVGSPLRNPNRPEAAAPTIDPQPAARPVPIMRRTIRNDNVQPPPQPTVAPPTPAQPQPVENGFSTYGPPEQVPAPQQQYRASASNMFQPPQQQQQQLGGYTASGQEMDVKPNISALMNPANMLGTAMMNPSRFFDSLSMVYQVTMMQMMQQHMPFPAMNPAGQAPFPGPSVAPTAANMAQQPQPMPAQMMPPPQPTPSSSAGPRFAPDPVQSDEVSDQICQIFGCIDHLKGRCIKNPCQYSHTLPNESSLLQMLLGSAQDVVMTTYQFIVGQDSLFLRYFPVYTEVMGRRNMRHQLVDAVPHCEQSKRAFSHYRYIVDGLTINGTLTRSKAVQLVLEKHRKINFDQINVLITLMLDTGDDIPQFLQWFEQFAQVQDYHYEIPSINRLIKFCVRCSRSVDVAKLTYRLVLSVAPGKEPFVDTDALSEFVEQLMKSKLGLDLEKIRLKYRENELSCSARR; encoded by the exons ATGTCCGACTTGACGGAACCGGCCGTAGAGGCGGAGCGAAACGACGGTGACGGTAAGAATGGCGATGGTTCCCGGCCGGCCCGTGTTCGGACCGAGTCCGAAGGGTACGGCATTACGGAAGAGCAGGAGAAGACGCTGCTGGCGGGCGAGGAAGATGACAACCTGGACCTGGACGTGATCGAGTGCTTCGTGGACGATTTTGACAGCGACATGGAGGAAGAGTTTCGCCGGAAGGACGCGAAAAAGGTGGAGCTGCCGGAGAAAAAGGCGAACGACGGAACGGGCAAGGCGGATGAAGTAAAAAGAGGGGATACGGTGGAGGTGCTGGAGGTTGTCCGGATCGTGCATAACGCGGACGAGAGCGGAAGTACTACCGAAGAGCCGTTGGAAGGGTTTGAAGAGGAAGCACCGGCACCGGATGTGGTTGAAGAAGCGGACGACGACGAAGATGTCATCCAGATTGTCGAGGAGAGTGTTGAGGATCTGTTGGGAGATGGGAAGGTGGAGGAAACGCTGGAGGCTTCGGTCCATGTCAGTGATGAAACGGAGAACGAACGGATTTTGAGCAAACCGTTGGTGAAACAGGTCGTGATGGATATGTCAGGGAAGGAATGCGTTAAGAAGGATGAGCCCACGGGACAAGTTGGTGATGAACGATCGCACAAGGGCGACGAGGATGACCGAGTGGAGGCCCCGAACTTGTCGCAGGATGACAGCGACGCAGAGCAACCGTTGGTCATAGCGGACTCGGTCGAGGCTAACGTTGGGGCAATGTCCGGACGTCATCAGGAAGATCCGGATGTTCTTCAGCTGAAGCTTGACCTGCAGCAGAACTTGGGCAAAATGGACTACGAGCCGGACGACGAAGACCGTCGAGAGCGGCTGGAACGACGTATCCAGATCAAGGAGGAACCCATGAGCCCGGTCCGCGATCGGCTCGAGCGTATCCTGCTTGACGTCGAAGACATTCCCACGATTGTGCTTTCGTCGGACGATGACTTGGCTGAGCAGGTGGTGCAGGAAAAGAAGCCGAAAAAAGCgaagaaaaaatccaaaaagaaGAGCAAACAGCGCAGCAAGAGTGAGTGCAGCGTAATCGAGGCCGCTCCCATCGACGTCGAAGAGTCCTTGGCGGCGGTCAACTCAGCTACCTCGTCCAAGTCTCTTCACTCGAACGACTGTATGTTCATGGACGAAGAACTGTTCAAAACGGGCTTCCGGATGGAACTTCGCAAACGCAAGAGCGCCACCCGTCTGGAGGAGAGCGTCACATCGCCGCCGTCCAGGAAGCGACGAAATCCCACACGAAAGTCGTCCGATTGCAGATCGTCGATTGGCCAGTCCAAGTCGCGTGGCAGTATCGCCTCGACGGTTTCGTCCAACATGAGCGAGTACAACGTGCCGGCTGACAATCCACCAAAGAAGACCCCGTCGCAAAAGTCCACCTCCCGGCACGTCTCCACGGCGCACAAGCCTAAGATCAACTCGTTGTTTGACGACAGCGATAATCCGGAAGTGGTTCCCGTGTCGATTACGGTCGATGGCATGCCGCTGTTTGAGAAGGTGCCCAAAAAGCACGTGACGGCACCGGTGCCGCCTCCGCATCGACAGACCATGCTCATCGATGCCCTTCCCCAGGTGGGCGTTGCGTCGCCGATTGTAAAACCGGGCCCGTCCAAGTCCTCCGGCCTGAAGTCTAAGATTGAGCAGGAGATTATGCACTCGCTCGAGAACGACCTCGCCATGAGCTCGGATGACGAGGTGGCGTTGCAGCCAAAGAAGCTGGGTTCTGTCAAAGGTCGCTCTCCGG caCCTTCGGAGAAATCGGGCCGGAAGCGTGGTCGCGCCCCGAAGCACCACATCGAGGACTACTTTGGCTCGTCACCGACACACGACAAGAAGGACGAGACCCCGGCGACAGAGACCGCATCGAATGGTGGTGGTAAGAAGCCCCAGATCAAGCGTCGCAAGAAGCGCTCACGCatcagcagcggcagcagcgaGTACGAAACCACGGCGACCGAGTCAACATCGTTGGCCGGAACGATCAGCACGATCACGGCCCGGGAAGGAGATGAGGAGCAGCTGCCAGTGGCGCCGGAAGAAGTGGCCCCACCCAAGACGGACGAAATGCGCGTGGTTCTGTCTCCGCTAACGGACGCCAAGATTGAAAAGTTGAGCAAGTGCAACACCCCGAAGAAGCAACGCGCGCTGTCCAAGGCGAGCCAGACCGAGCTGCAAGGACTGTCGTGGCGCATCGACCTGGACCAGATCGACTTCCATTCGGAGTACTTTGAGAAGTTGTACCAACTCATCGTGAATGGCCGCGAGCTGCGCAACAATTTACGCACcagcaataacaacaacaacaagtttgaGGGCGTCGTCCTGGTCGGTCGTGACGCGGTCCTGCCTCCGACGCCACCGGAACGATCGCCGCAGAGACCGGTTGGCAACGGCCGTGCACGTTCCGTCATCGAACAGCTGCTGTTCCAGCGAGCGGACGAGATTGAGTTCGAGTCAAGTGCGCCGGTTGATCCGGCGGCCCGCGAACGAATG GAACGAAGCGTCCGCTCCAACTTTCGCATTCCGAAGATTGCCAAGCAACCGTCCCGGTCGCCGCAGGACGTCACCTCATCGACGCAGCACGACAACGAGCAGCAGCACTACCAAGAAAATGAGACCCGTCGGTCGTCGAGTGGTGGTTACAGCAATGATCGGCACGTCGTTGCTCCCGATGCGCGGCGCCCCGTCACCGTCGGAAGTCCGTTGCGCAATCCGAATCGACCGGAAGCGGCAGCTCCAACCATCGACCCCCAACCTGCTGCTCGCCCAGTGCCCATCATGCGGCGCACCATTCGTAATGACAACGTTCAACCGCCGCCACAGCCAACAGTTGCGCCACCAACCCCGGCGCAGCCGCAGCCCGTCGAGAACGGATTTTCAACGTACGGACCGCCAGAGCAAGTACCGGCCCCGCAGCAACAATACCGAGCCAGTGCCAGCAACATGTTCCAGCccccacagcagcagcagcagcagctcggcGGTTACACGGCTTCCGGTCAGGAGATGGACGTGAAACCGAACATTTCGGCGTTGATGAACCCGGCCAACATGCTCGGCACTGCAATGATGAACCCGAGTCGCTTCTTCGACTCGCTCTCGATGGTGTACCAGGTGACCATGATGCAAATGATGCAGCAGCATATGCCGTTCCCCGCGATGAACCCCGCTGGGCAAGCGCCATTCCCTGGCCCGTCGGTGGCACCGACTGCCGCCAACATGGCACAGCAGCCACAGCCTATGCCAGCGCAAATGATGCCTCCGCCGCAGCCGACGCCATCGTCGAGTGCGGGACCGCGATTCGCACCGGACCCCGTCCAGTCGGACGAAGTGTCCGATCAGATTTGCCAAATCTTTGGCTGTATCGACCACCTAAAAGGTCGCTGCATCAAGAATCCGTGCCAGTACTCGCACACGCTGCCCAACGAATCGAGCCTGCTCCAGATGCTTCTGGGAAGCGCCCAGGACGTGGTGATGACCACCTACCAGTTCATCGTCGGCCAGGACAGTCTGTTCTTGCGCTACTTCCCCGTCTACACTGAGGTCATGGGCCGACGCAACATGCGACACCAGCTGGTCGACGCCGTTCCACACTGCGAGCAGTCCAAGCGCGCCTTTTCCCACTATCGCTACATCGTCGATGGCCTAACCATCAACGGCACGCTCACCCGCTCCAAGGCGGTCCAACTCGTGCTGGAAAAACACCGAAAGATCAACTTTGACCAAATCAACGTCCTCATCACCTTGATGCTCGACACCGGCGATGACATTCCACAATTCCTCCAGTGGTTTGAACAATTCGCCCAGGTCCAGGACTACCACTACGAAATTCCGTCCATCAATCGGCTGATCAAGTTTTGCGTGCGGTGCTCCCGTTCGGTCGACGTGGCCAAGCTGACCTACCGGCTAGTTCTTAGTGTGGCCCCCGGCAAAGAACCCTTTGTCGACACGGACGCGCTGTCCGAGTTTGTCGAGCAGCTCATGAAGTCCAAGCTGGGGTTGGACCTGGAGAAGATCCGGCTCAAGTACCGGGAGAACGAGCTGTCCTGCTCGGCTAGGCGTTAA